A genomic stretch from Natronomonas gomsonensis includes:
- a CDS encoding DUF2249 domain-containing protein — protein MSESTLDVRELAPTERHPTIHEAFEELDAGETLTIRNDHDPKPLFYEFSAEVEAFDAEGYEVEQRGPQEFVARLPKK, from the coding sequence ATGTCCGAGTCGACACTCGACGTTCGCGAACTCGCGCCGACCGAACGCCACCCGACGATTCACGAGGCCTTCGAGGAGTTAGACGCCGGCGAGACGCTGACGATACGCAACGACCACGACCCGAAGCCACTGTTCTACGAGTTCAGCGCGGAGGTAGAGGCCTTCGACGCCGAGGGCTACGAGGTCGAACAGCGCGGTCCCCAAGAGTTCGTCGCTCGCCTGCCGAAAAAGTAG
- a CDS encoding DUF2249 domain-containing protein, which yields MTDPPIAAWRRALAAPEDRPTEFLDVRELPPPEPLQRTLETVPELGDDLLLQLNDRAPKLLYPKLDDRRLQYDTVTVEDGVVTAIWR from the coding sequence ATGACCGACCCACCGATAGCGGCGTGGCGGCGAGCGCTTGCCGCCCCGGAGGACCGACCGACGGAGTTCCTCGATGTGCGCGAACTCCCGCCGCCGGAACCGCTCCAGCGGACGCTCGAAACGGTGCCGGAACTCGGCGACGACCTGCTGTTGCAGTTGAACGACCGGGCGCCGAAGTTGCTGTACCCCAAACTCGACGACCGGAGGTTGCAGTACGACACGGTGACCGTCGAGGACGGCGTCGTGACCGCCATCTGGCGGTGA
- a CDS encoding TIGR04053 family radical SAM/SPASM domain-containing protein: MSRKAPTSEGPPAAPVDTDDRPFVLVWELTQACDLACDHCRASARPQRHPEELTTEEGKRLLDAARRFGDGQLVVLSGGDPMVREDVRDLVAYGSDVGLRMTLTPSGTASLTADRVGEVADAGLKRLALSIDGPAAVHDTFRGEVGSFERTKAAAETAREVGLPLQINTTVCAATVETLPAVRDIVAELGAVLWSVFFLVPVGRGRRLESVSPDRAESVMEWLHAVADEAPFGVKTTEAPHYRRVGLQREGSEPAVGDAPTDTDGLGRRSGIVAGDGFAFVSHTGEVFPSGFLPKSAGNVRERGLVSTYRSAPLFERLRDRDRLRGKCGACPYRGVCGGSRSRAFATTGDPLESDPLCPYVPEGYDGPLPDGVAATDSDGGVPW, encoded by the coding sequence ATGTCGAGGAAAGCGCCCACTTCCGAGGGACCGCCGGCCGCTCCGGTCGACACCGACGACCGCCCGTTCGTTCTCGTCTGGGAGTTGACTCAGGCGTGTGACCTCGCCTGCGACCACTGCCGGGCGTCCGCTCGCCCCCAGCGCCACCCCGAGGAGTTGACGACCGAGGAGGGCAAACGACTGCTCGATGCGGCCCGCCGCTTCGGCGACGGGCAACTGGTCGTCCTCTCGGGTGGTGACCCCATGGTTCGGGAGGACGTTCGGGACCTCGTCGCCTACGGCAGCGACGTCGGCCTCCGGATGACGCTCACCCCGAGCGGAACGGCGTCGCTGACGGCCGACCGAGTCGGTGAGGTGGCCGACGCTGGCCTCAAGCGGCTCGCGCTCAGCATCGACGGCCCCGCGGCCGTTCACGATACCTTCCGGGGGGAGGTGGGAAGTTTCGAGCGGACGAAAGCCGCCGCCGAAACCGCCCGCGAGGTCGGCCTCCCCTTGCAAATCAACACGACCGTCTGTGCGGCGACCGTCGAGACGCTGCCGGCGGTTCGGGACATCGTCGCCGAGTTGGGCGCCGTCCTCTGGTCGGTGTTCTTCCTCGTCCCCGTCGGTCGGGGCCGTCGACTGGAGTCCGTCAGCCCCGACCGCGCCGAGTCGGTCATGGAGTGGCTCCACGCCGTCGCCGACGAGGCGCCGTTCGGCGTGAAGACGACCGAAGCACCACACTACCGCCGCGTCGGACTCCAACGGGAAGGTTCCGAACCGGCAGTGGGTGACGCCCCGACCGACACCGATGGCCTCGGCCGACGGTCGGGCATCGTCGCCGGCGACGGCTTCGCCTTCGTCTCCCACACCGGCGAGGTGTTCCCCTCGGGGTTCCTGCCGAAATCCGCCGGCAACGTCCGAGAGAGGGGGCTGGTCTCGACGTACCGGAGTGCGCCGCTGTTCGAGCGGCTTCGGGACCGCGACCGACTGCGCGGGAAGTGTGGCGCCTGCCCCTACCGAGGTGTCTGTGGCGGGAGTCGTTCGCGGGCGTTCGCGACCACCGGCGACCCGCTCGAAAGCGATCCCCTGTGTCCGTACGTTCCCGAGGGGTACGACGGCCCGCTCCCGGACGGCGTCGCGGCGACCGATTCGGACGGGGGCGTTCCGTGGTGA
- a CDS encoding Htur_1727 family rSAM-partnered candidate RiPP, whose protein sequence is MVERPERSRTEGGERAPTGREWEVFVRDAGDDPMRHAGSVRARGAETAHELASRLFAWYATDIWVCPAEEMSRFSTHEAEGASADVPREEPRTTEGF, encoded by the coding sequence ATGGTCGAACGACCGGAACGAAGCCGAACCGAGGGCGGCGAACGGGCACCCACCGGCCGGGAGTGGGAGGTGTTCGTCCGGGACGCCGGCGACGACCCCATGCGCCACGCCGGGAGCGTCCGCGCCCGCGGCGCCGAGACGGCCCACGAACTGGCCAGTCGGCTGTTCGCGTGGTACGCCACCGACATCTGGGTGTGTCCCGCCGAGGAGATGTCGCGGTTCAGCACTCACGAGGCCGAGGGCGCCTCCGCCGACGTGCCGCGGGAGGAGCCACGAACCACGGAGGGGTTCTGA
- a CDS encoding TIGR04347 family pseudo-SAM/SPASM protein, whose protein sequence is MISVSTLLCDHAAGGNRLRYDVDTGDTDPVSTAPQRRPVVVWNTTNGCNLRCAHCYAGSGGPERPGGDELTTEEGKRLLSELADYGAPVVLFSGGEPLVRDDLAELVAHAADEGLRPVLSTNGTLLTVERARELKRAGLAYAGVSVDGLPERNDEFRGVDGAFDAAIDGIESCLDVGLKTGLRYTVTGRNVDDLEGVIELLREVGVDRFCFYHLAYSGRGADLEGVDLTDDQRRRVVRTLCDRTVEAHRSGDDIETLLVGNYADAGFLVEYARERFGEVAARRVYDRLERNGGDPAGERVAAVDSRGNVHPTQFWRTYSLGNVRDRSFGDIWEDESNPLLAALRNRSERLRGRCAECRYQEVCRGGSRLRALSAGNGLFGPDPQCYLDAEERRGAPPPTADAD, encoded by the coding sequence GTGATTTCGGTCAGCACGCTGCTGTGTGACCACGCCGCAGGCGGGAACCGACTCCGTTACGATGTCGACACCGGCGACACCGACCCCGTCTCGACGGCACCACAGCGACGGCCCGTCGTCGTCTGGAACACCACGAACGGCTGTAACCTGCGCTGTGCGCACTGCTATGCGGGTTCAGGTGGACCGGAGCGGCCGGGCGGGGACGAACTGACGACTGAGGAGGGCAAACGGCTCCTCTCGGAGTTGGCCGACTACGGCGCCCCCGTCGTCCTCTTTTCCGGCGGCGAACCGCTCGTCAGAGACGACCTCGCGGAACTCGTCGCCCACGCCGCAGACGAGGGACTTCGCCCGGTGCTGTCGACGAACGGGACGCTGTTGACCGTCGAGCGCGCCCGTGAACTGAAGCGAGCGGGCCTCGCCTACGCGGGGGTGTCCGTCGACGGCCTCCCCGAGCGCAACGACGAGTTCCGCGGCGTCGACGGCGCCTTCGACGCCGCCATCGACGGCATCGAGTCGTGTCTCGATGTCGGCCTCAAGACCGGCCTACGGTACACGGTCACCGGTCGGAACGTCGACGACCTCGAAGGGGTCATCGAGTTGCTCCGTGAGGTCGGCGTCGACCGGTTCTGTTTCTATCATCTCGCCTACAGCGGCCGCGGTGCCGACCTCGAAGGCGTCGATTTGACCGACGACCAGCGCCGCCGGGTCGTCCGAACGCTGTGTGACCGAACTGTCGAGGCCCACCGCTCGGGTGACGATATAGAGACGCTTTTGGTCGGCAACTACGCCGATGCCGGGTTCCTCGTCGAGTACGCCCGCGAACGGTTCGGAGAGGTGGCCGCACGGCGCGTTTACGACCGACTGGAGCGCAACGGCGGCGACCCCGCAGGCGAGCGAGTGGCCGCCGTCGACTCCCGCGGCAACGTCCACCCGACGCAGTTCTGGCGCACCTACAGCCTCGGCAACGTCCGCGACAGGTCCTTCGGCGACATCTGGGAGGACGAGTCGAACCCGCTGTTGGCGGCGCTTCGGAACCGCTCGGAGCGCCTCCGTGGCCGGTGTGCGGAGTGTCGCTATCAAGAGGTTTGCCGCGGCGGCTCCCGACTCCGGGCGCTGTCGGCCGGCAACGGCCTCTTCGGTCCGGACCCGCAGTGCTATCTCGACGCCGAGGAGCGCCGGGGAGCGCCGCCGCCGACCGCAGATGCCGACTGA
- a CDS encoding DUF7521 family protein, which yields MTADGLQLAVVVANTVTLVVGGFVTLLAVRAYRRTGSRSLRALSAGLGCITGGTLLGGLLHQSELASLLVGVTVHSASIALGFLLLAWSLFGPDAAFEPQLTTSRDEQ from the coding sequence ATGACCGCCGACGGACTCCAGTTGGCCGTGGTCGTGGCCAACACGGTGACGCTCGTCGTCGGCGGATTCGTGACGCTGCTCGCCGTCCGGGCATACCGACGAACCGGCTCGCGGTCGCTTCGGGCGCTGTCGGCCGGCCTCGGCTGTATCACCGGCGGGACGCTGCTCGGGGGGCTACTGCACCAATCGGAACTCGCCTCGCTGCTCGTCGGTGTCACCGTCCACAGCGCCTCCATCGCCCTCGGGTTCCTGCTGTTGGCGTGGTCGCTGTTCGGCCCCGATGCCGCCTTCGAGCCGCAACTCACCACGTCGAGGGACGAGCAGTGA